The Plasmodium knowlesi strain H genome assembly, chromosome: 14 genome has a segment encoding these proteins:
- a CDS encoding integral membrane protein GPR180, putative, with protein sequence MAKKNLYVLLFWILTLLTTLLQVQGKVFHGSFNIRKNEKIHYLTKFSCSIGTCQFNIKMKLKDNIIAKLLYYYYKMSSKSSTDGGDHMEKLFHMDYDNAYHVLTNNDLHGISQRVTLMLDIEQNYVNQGEKCLALGNLRSVHRLKIPFHFKYSDLVNSKTYNINNFMSNKYSISFNTVHSELKNNKVLQSELSSHASATNEKDFNYDYVNISAKTTHRVHVWFLMFDDCYHSFIRNLKLNIKAKIAYWEYFLNAAKKKNISSLASAAWDEDIINNDNSDDDDDNSDNSKFYKSYNFDKNTLLKNPKRLLFFENNFTKGEIEDISFFLKYYNFKNMKNFTNMYNNLYKNGLYEKVIDYIYENDGFKIEYEVNIFQTNNSHFSYELLYSPLLTFILTILYIFLILQYGSKIMQNIMSKEHKHTMVVCVASVILVQLVSNSLLLIHLLVYSKNGIGIELFKISFNLLNFLAQIIMCTMLLSLSYGLTIFEASFDIFARIKVIFAVITFFHVVLVILDNTYIMESSSKFFDNDNITGYIILALRVLLAIVYHVNINNLFLVAKVPTIRNFLKKMYICGLFYIFSFPIIFMVCYIFDTYWRQRFMLFGTAFLQYVSTYFITKMFLTNSEYFKVSDMSASDLPGATSSWFNQKIHTY encoded by the exons atggcgaaaaaaaatttgtacgTGCTCCTTTTCTGGATTCTTACCTTGCTTACAACCCTCCTCCAAGTGCAAGGCAAAGTGTTCCATGGAAGCTTCAATattaggaaaaatgaaaaaatacactACTTGACAAAATTCAGCTGCAGCATAGGGACTTGCCaatttaatataaaaatgaagctTAAGGATAACATTATTGCAAAGTTGCTTTATTACTACTACAAAATGAGCAGTAAATCATCCACTGATGGGGGAGACCATATGGAAAAGTTGTTTCACATGGATTATGATAATGCATACCATGTATTGACAAACAATGACCTGCATGGCATATCCCAGAGAGTAACGCTAATGCTGGATATTGAACAGAATTACGTAAATCAAGGGGAAAAGTGTCTAGCCTTGGGAAATTTAAGAAGTGTCCATAGGCTAAAGATACCTTTTCACTTTAAATACTCTGATCTAGTTAACAGCAAAACTTAcaacataaataattttatgaGTAATAAATATTCCATATCATTCAATACAGTTCACagtgaattaaaaaacaacaaGGTGTTGCAATCGGAGTTATCTAGTCACGCTTCTGCTACAAATGAAAAGGATTTTAATTACGATTATGTAAACATTAGTGCGAAAACGACACACCGTGTACACGTATGGTTTTTAATGTTTGACGATTGTTACCACAGTTTTATCCGTAATTTGAAGCTAAATATAAAGGCTAAAATAGCTTACTGGGAATATTTCTTAAATGCcgcaaagaagaagaacatttCGAGTCTAGCGTCTGCCGCGTGGGATGAGGACATCATCAACAATGACAATtcggatgatgatgacgataaTAGCGACAATTCCAAATTCTACAAATCATACAATTTTGATAAGAATACGCTTTTGAAAAATCCTAAGAGACTCCTCTTTTTCGAAAACAATTTTACAAAGGGGGAGATAGAAGATATATCCTTCTTCCTCAAATATTAcaactttaaaaatatgaagaattTTACCAACATGTACAATAATTtgtataaaaatgggttataCGAAAAAGTGATAGATTACATATACGAAAATGATGGGTTCAAGATAGAATATGAGGTTAATATATTCCAGACAAacaattcacatttttcttacGAGCTGTTATACTCTCCCCTTCtcacttttattttaacaattCTATAcatctttttaattttacaatATGGTAGCAAAATAATGCAGAACATCATGTCGAAGGAGCACAAGCATACAATGGTCGTGTGTGTTGCTTCTGTAATTTTGGTGCAGCTAGTATCCAACTCTTTGCTACTTATTCATTTGTTGGTATATTCAAAAAACGGAATTGGAATTgagctttttaaaatttctttcaaCCTATTGAATTTTTTGGCTCAAATTATAATGTGTACCATGTTGCTTTCGCTGAGTTACGGCTTGACAATTTTCGAGGCCTCCTTCGACATTTTTGCAAGGATCAAGGTGATATTTGCCGTCATTACCTTTTTTCAC GTCGTGTTAGTCATCCTGGATAATACATACATCATGGAGTCGTCATCCAAATTCTTCGACAATGATAACATTACGGGATACATAATACTAGCCTTAAGAGTACTACTAGCTATTGTATACCACGTCAATAtaaacaatttatttttagtgGCAAAGGTTCCTACcattcgtaattttttaaaaaagatgtacatatgtggactgttttacatattttccttccccataATTTTTATGGTTTGCTACATTTTTGATACATATTGGAGACAGCGATTTATGTTATTTGGGACAGCGTTTTTACAGTATGTTTCGACGTACTTTATCACGAAAATGTTCTTAACCAATTCAGAGTACTTTAAAGTTTCAGATATGTCAGCAAGCGATCTCCCTGGAGCAACCTCAAGTTGGTTCAATCAgaaaatacacacatattga
- a CDS encoding dynein light chain 1, putative: MADRKSNKNAVVKNVDMTEEMQIDAIDCANQALQKYNVEKDIAAHIKKEFDRKYDPTWHCVVGRNFGSYVTHETKNFIYFYIGQVAILLFKSG; this comes from the coding sequence ATGGCGGATAGAAAATCAAACAAAAATGCCGTTGTCAAGAATGTAGATATGACGGAAGAAATGCAAATTGATGCTATCGATTGTGCCAATCAGGCcttacaaaaatataatgtcGAAAAGGATATTGCAGcccatataaaaaaagaatttgacAGAAAATATGACCCAACATGGCATTGCGTAGTGGGCAGAAACTTCGGGTCATATGTTACACACGAAACtaagaattttatttatttttacattggACAAGTAGCTATACTGCTGTTTAAGTCGGGCTAA
- a CDS encoding DNA-directed RNA polymerases I, II, and III subunit RPABC3, putative, with translation MASNVLFEDRFVISSVDNSKFEKVSRIKAKSTGYDAELILDVHSELFKVEEKKAIYLALQDKILNKNDDKIWEQSENIALNNIEYIMSGRIFKFEELSSERRTVYASFGGLMMALTTDKQFIGDLEIDMKIYLLTKNVDIERT, from the exons ATGGCGTCAAATGTTTTGTTCGAAGATCGCTTTGTGATAAGCAGTGTAGATAATTCCAAGTTTGAAAAAGTCAGTAGAATTAAAGCGAAAAGTACAGGTTATGACGCGGAATTAATTCTTGATGTCCATTCGGAGTTGTTTaaagtggaggaaaagaag GCTATTTACTTGGCTCTACaggacaaaattttgaacaaaaatgatgataaaATATGGGAACAGAGCGAAAACATTGCTTTGAATAACATAGAGTACATTATGAGTGGCAGAATTTTTAAGTTTGAAGAGTTGTCTTCGGAAAGGAG GACCGTTTACGCCTCCTTCGGCGGACTCATGATGGCCCTGACAACTGACAAGCAGTTCATCGGAGACCTAGAAATTGACATGAAAATTTATCTGCTCACGAAAAATGTGGACATTGAAAGGACGTGA
- a CDS encoding proline--tRNA ligase, putative, which produces MSSPNCEEKVPEEELKKAEILCRELDELKIQYKEVKHAKANSIKDLLDMNLENSKNIIKNLFLKDKKKNYFFLCTVNWKTVDLKYLSTIFKTSNLRFVDEGNLKSMLNLLPGCLTPLALKCDQENLVKLYFDEELKNMENIIVHPMHNYSSLYMKQEDVVKFCELHNHAPEYIHIEEGQNKMKKEDMHLEEQKMEKQKGTNAGGSGGNAGKDDNAKDANILGIVAKKTVNFSEWYTQVIVKSELIEYYDISGCYILRPASYYIWECLQTFFNKEIKKLDVENSYFPLFVTKNKLEKEKNHIEGFSPEVAWVTKYGDSTLPEEIAIRPTSETIMYSVFSKWIRSHRDLPLKLNQWNTVVRWEFKQPTPFIRTREFLWQEGHTAHKNEEEAVKMVFDILDLYRRWYEECLAVPIIKGIKSEGEKFGGANFTSTAEAFISENGRAIQAATSHYLGTNFAKMFKIEFEDENEKKQYVHQTSWGCTTRSIGIMIMTHGDDKGLVLPPKVAKFKVVIVPILYKNTDENVIFNYCKDIEKVLKNAQINCILDDRELYSPGYKFNHWELRGVPIRIEVGPKDIQNNSCLFVRRDTNEKFNVKKESVLLETQQMLVDIHKKLFLKAKKKLDESIVQVTSFSEVMDALNRKKMVLAPWCEDISTEDEIKKETQRLSQNQANTETSLSGAMKPLCIPLDQPPLPPNTKCFWSGKPAKRWCLFGRSY; this is translated from the coding sequence ATGAGTAGCCCCAATTGTGAAGAGAAGGTGCCAGAGGAGGAATTGAAGAAGGCTGAAATATTGTGCAGAGAGTTAGACGAACTAAAAATTCAATACAAAGAAGTGAAGCACGCAAAGGCAAACTCGATTAAGGATCTGCTAGATATGAATTTAGAGAActcaaaaaatattataaaaaatttattcctcaaagataaaaaaaaaaattatttcttcctatGTACAGTAAACTGGAAAACAGTCGacttaaaatatttatccACCATTTTTAAAACGTCCAATTTAAGATTCGTTGATGaaggaaatttaaaaagcatGCTTAATTTGTTGCCAGGCTGTTTAACCCCTCTTGCTTTAAAATGTGATCAAGAAAATCTTGTGAAATTATATTTTGATGAGGAATTGAAgaacatggaaaatataattgTCCATCCAATGCACAACTACAGCAGCTTGTACATGAAGCAGGAAGACGTGGTCAAATTTTGTGAGTTACATAACCATGCCCCGGAGTACATCCACATTGAGGAGGGgcagaacaaaatgaagaaggaggacATGCATCTGGAGGagcagaaaatggaaaagcaaAAGGGGACCAATGCTGGAGGAAGCGGCGGGAACGCTGGAAAGGATGACAATGCGAAGGATGCCAACATACTAGGTATCGTAGCTAAGAAAACGGTGAACTTCTCTGAATGGTACACACAGGTGATCGTAAAAAGCGAGCTGATAGAATACTACGACATTTCCGGGTGTTATATCCTCAGACCTGCTTCGTACTATATATGGGAATGCCTGCAAACCTTTTTcaacaaggaaataaaaaagttggaTGTGGAGAATTCctatttccccctctttgTAACGAAGAATAAattggagaaggaaaaaaatcacataGAAGGTTTTAGCCCAGAAGTTGCATGGGTAACAAAATATGGAGATTCTACACTTCCTGAAGAAATAGCCATTAGGCCGACAAGCGAAACGATTATGTATTCAGTTTTCTCCAAGTGGATAAGATCACACAGAGATTTGCCCCTTAAATTGAATCAGTGGAACACAGTCGTCAGATGGGAATTTAAACAACCTACCCCTTTTATCAGGACAAGAGAGTTCCTATGGCAAGAAGGACATACGgcacataaaaatgaagaagaagctgTGAAAATGGTTTTCGACATACTGGATTTGTATAGAAGATGGTACGAGGAATGTCTAGCTGTTCCAATTattaaaggaataaaaagtgaaggggaaaaatttgGAGGAGCCAATTTTACGTCCACTGCAGAAGCCTTTATAAGTGAAAATGGACGAGCCATCCAAGCAGCCACTTCACATTACCTCGGTACCAATTTTGCAAAGATGTTTAAAATCGAATTTGaggatgaaaatgaaaaaaaacaatatgTACATCAAACCTCCTGGGGGTGCACCACCAGATCTATTGGAATTATGATCATGACCCATGGGGATGACAAAGGATTAGTTTTACCACCCAAGGTTGCCAAATTTAAAGTGGTCATTGTTCCAATTTTATACAAAAATACAGATGAAAATGTTATCTTCAATTATTGCAAGGATATCGAGAAGGTATTGAAGAATGCCCAAATAAACTGTATCCTTGATGACAGGGAATTGTACTCTCCTGGATACAAATTTAACCACTGGGAATTGAGGGGAGTGCCCATAAGGATTGAAGTGGGGCCCAAGGATATTCAAAATAATTCTTGCCTTTTCGTAAGGAGAGATACAAATGAAAAGTTCAATGTGAAGAAAGAGTCTGTTCTGCTGGAAACACAACAAATGCTTGTAGATATTCATAAGAAGCTTTTCCTaaaagcgaaaaagaaattagaTGAATCCATTGTTCAAGTGACTAGCTTCAGCGAAGTTATGGATGCACTTaataggaagaaaatggTCTTAGCGCCATGGTGTGAGGATATATCAACAGaggatgaaataaagaaagagaCACAGAGATTATCTCAGAACCAGGCTAACACGGAGACGTCTCTCTCCGGCGCTATGAAGCCTTTATGTATTCCACTAGATCAACCTCCACTACCACCCAATACTAAATGTTTCTGGTCAGGTAAGCCTGCCAAGAGGTGGTGCCTATTCGGAAGAAGTTACTAA